A window of Zingiber officinale cultivar Zhangliang chromosome 5A, Zo_v1.1, whole genome shotgun sequence contains these coding sequences:
- the LOC121979567 gene encoding sec-independent protein translocase protein TATB, chloroplastic-like, with protein MGSATTLTSLCYCSLSLSSSSHSMLVVLLISSRLPSRVSPKIPPSSHLRRFFSALHLPRPPQWDDLKPLVRPLSFGNFARKEKKVKFYGKIVRASLFGVGSPEALVIGVVALLVFGPKGLAEASSYFEQ; from the exons ATGGGCTCTGCAACGACCCTCACATCACTCTGCTActgctccctctccctctcctcctcttcccaCTCGATGTTGGTGGTCCTCCTCATCTCTTCCCGTCTGCCCTCTAGGGTTTCTCCCAAAATCCCACCTTCGTCCCATCTCCGAAGATTCTTTTCCGCACTCCACCTGCCTCGACCCCCGCAGTGGGACGACCTCAAGCCGCTGGTGAGGCCTCTTTCTTTTGGAAACTTTGCGCGCAAAG AGAAAAAGGTGAAATTTTATGGTAAAATTGTTCGTGCTTCTTTATTTGGAGTGGGTTCTCCTGAAGCATTGGTTATTGGAGTGGTAGCTCTACTGGTGTTTGGCCCTAAAGGCCTAGCTGAGGCAAGTTCCTACTTTGAACAGTAG